A section of the Pseudomonas fluorescens genome encodes:
- a CDS encoding ABC transporter permease, translating to MCSPTKEKRSPPVAIRYGKGLIGGAVVVALLALLVHWIGINTIEMYRDDLLFYLQAHLILVLVSMLAALIVGIPAGILLSRPNMVGRAERFMQIFNIGNTVPPLAVLAIALGVLGIGSGPAIFALFLASLLPIVRNTYEGLKNVQGSLKEAAVGIGMTPRQVLFRVELPNAVPIIIGGVRVALAINVGTAPLAFLIGANSLGSLIFPGIALNNQPQLLLGAACTALLALLLDALVTLASRLWLERGLRPS from the coding sequence ATGTGTTCGCCGACAAAAGAAAAAAGGAGTCCGCCTGTGGCTATTCGCTATGGCAAAGGGCTGATAGGAGGAGCGGTTGTCGTCGCTCTCCTGGCCCTGCTGGTCCACTGGATCGGCATCAACACGATCGAGATGTACCGCGACGATTTGTTGTTTTACCTGCAAGCTCACCTGATTCTTGTACTTGTCTCCATGCTGGCAGCCCTGATCGTAGGGATCCCCGCCGGTATCCTGCTCAGCCGACCGAATATGGTCGGGCGCGCAGAACGTTTCATGCAGATCTTCAACATCGGCAACACCGTCCCTCCCCTGGCCGTACTGGCCATCGCCCTCGGCGTCCTCGGCATCGGCAGCGGCCCTGCGATCTTCGCCCTGTTTCTCGCCTCCTTGCTGCCCATCGTGCGCAATACCTACGAAGGCCTGAAAAACGTGCAGGGTTCCTTGAAGGAAGCTGCCGTCGGCATCGGCATGACCCCGCGCCAGGTGCTGTTTCGCGTCGAACTGCCCAACGCCGTGCCCATCATCATCGGCGGCGTACGGGTGGCCCTGGCGATCAACGTCGGCACCGCACCGCTGGCGTTCCTGATTGGCGCCAATAGCCTGGGCAGTCTGATCTTCCCCGGCATCGCCCTGAACAATCAGCCGCAACTGCTGCTCGGCGCCGCGTGCACCGCGCTGCTGGCCTTGCTGCTCGACGCGCTGGTAACCCTGGCCAGCCGCCTTTGGCTGGAGCGCGGGTTGCGTCCGTCCTAA
- a CDS encoding glycine betaine ABC transporter substrate-binding protein, whose protein sequence is MKKLTLILSCALLFAGIAQAAEKPVIRIGARVFTEQTLLAEITSQYLRTKGYDTRVTGGLGSNLARSAQESGQLDLIWEYTGVSLVAYNHIDEKLDSEQSYARVKELDAKKGLVWLSPSKFSNTYALSLPENVARQYPQINTISDLTKALAEDTRDNRLVALDTEFANRSDGMAGMVKLYGMNLTRKNTRQMDAGLVYTALRNGQVFAGLVYTTDGRLNAFKLKLLEDDLHYFPDYTAAPVVRQVYLDAHPQLAAELKPLAALFDDETMRQLNARVDVDHESPSAVAADFLRQHPLN, encoded by the coding sequence ATGAAAAAACTGACTTTGATATTGAGCTGCGCCCTGCTGTTTGCCGGTATTGCGCAAGCCGCTGAAAAACCGGTGATCCGCATCGGTGCCCGGGTCTTCACCGAGCAAACCCTGCTGGCGGAAATCACGTCCCAGTACCTGCGCACCAAAGGTTACGACACCCGCGTAACCGGTGGCCTGGGCAGCAACCTGGCACGCAGCGCCCAGGAAAGCGGGCAACTGGACCTGATCTGGGAATACACCGGCGTGTCCCTGGTGGCCTACAACCATATCGACGAAAAACTCGACAGCGAACAGTCCTACGCCAGAGTTAAAGAACTCGACGCGAAAAAAGGCCTGGTCTGGCTGTCGCCGTCGAAATTCAGCAACACCTACGCCCTGTCCCTGCCGGAAAACGTCGCCAGGCAATATCCGCAGATCAACACGATCAGCGACCTGACCAAGGCCTTGGCCGAGGACACCCGGGATAACCGCCTGGTGGCCCTGGACACTGAGTTTGCCAACCGCTCCGATGGCATGGCCGGCATGGTCAAGCTGTACGGCATGAACCTCACCCGCAAGAACACCCGGCAGATGGACGCCGGCCTGGTCTACACCGCGCTGCGTAACGGCCAGGTGTTTGCAGGGTTGGTGTACACCACTGACGGACGCCTCAACGCCTTCAAGTTGAAGCTGCTCGAAGATGACCTGCATTACTTCCCGGACTACACCGCGGCACCGGTGGTACGCCAGGTTTATCTGGATGCCCACCCGCAACTGGCCGCCGAGCTCAAGCCACTGGCGGCGCTGTTCGACGATGAAACCATGCGCCAGTTGAACGCGCGGGTCGACGTGGACCATGAAAGCCCGTCTGCCGTGGCCGCCGACTTCCTGCGCCAGCACCCACTCAACTAA
- a CDS encoding ABC transporter permease, with protein sequence MEFLNAFSHLDWAQVLHLTWQHITLVGIAVILAIVAGVPLGVLMTRFPTLAGPLQASATVLLTVPSIALFGLLLPFYSKFGQGLGPMPAITAVFLYSLLPIMRNTYLALTGVEPGIREAAKGIGMTFGQRLRMVELPIAVPVILAGVRTAVVMNIGVMTIAATIGAGGLGVLILASISRSDMSMLIVGAVLVSLLAIFADLLLQWLQRSLTPKGLLK encoded by the coding sequence ATGGAATTTCTGAACGCCTTTTCCCATCTTGACTGGGCCCAAGTCCTGCACCTGACCTGGCAGCACATCACCCTGGTCGGTATCGCCGTGATCCTCGCCATTGTCGCCGGCGTGCCCCTGGGCGTGCTGATGACTCGCTTCCCGACCCTGGCCGGCCCGTTGCAGGCCAGCGCCACGGTGCTGCTGACCGTGCCGTCGATTGCCCTGTTCGGCCTGCTGCTGCCGTTCTACTCCAAGTTCGGCCAGGGCCTGGGACCGATGCCGGCGATCACCGCCGTATTCCTCTATTCCCTGCTGCCGATCATGCGCAACACCTACCTGGCCCTGACCGGTGTCGAGCCGGGTATCCGCGAAGCCGCCAAAGGCATCGGCATGACCTTCGGCCAGCGCCTGCGCATGGTTGAGCTACCCATTGCCGTGCCGGTGATCCTCGCCGGTGTGCGCACCGCCGTAGTGATGAACATCGGTGTGATGACCATTGCCGCCACCATCGGCGCCGGTGGCCTGGGTGTACTTATTCTGGCTTCCATCAGCCGCAGCGACATGTCGATGCTGATCGTTGGCGCCGTGCTGGTCAGTCTCCTGGCCATCTTCGCCGACCTGCTTTTGCAATGGCTGCAACGCTCGCTGACTCCAAAAGGATTGCTCAAATGA
- a CDS encoding betaine/proline/choline family ABC transporter ATP-binding protein (Members of the family are the ATP-binding subunit of ABC transporters for substrates such as betaine, L-proline or other amino acids, choline, carnitine, etc. The substrate specificity is best determined from the substrate-binding subunit, rather than this subunit, as it interacts with the permease subunit and not with substrate directly.): MIELQNLSKTFQSNGKTVTAVNDVSLTVNEGEICVFLGPSGCGKSTTLKMINRLIKPTSGKILINGEDTTDLDEVTLRRNIGYVIQQIGLFPNMTIEENIVVVPRLLGWDKQKCHDRARELMSMIKLEPKQYLHRYPRELSGGQQQRIGVIRALAADAPLLLMDEPFGAVDPINREMIQNEFFEMQRALNKTVIMVSHDIDEAIKLGDKIAIFRAGKLLQIDHPDTLLAHPADEFVSNFVGQDSTLKRLLLVKAEDAADNAPSVSPDTPVADALELMDEHDRRYVVVTCAENKALGYVRRRDLHRQTGTCAQYLREFNATAAFDEHLRILLSRMYEFNRSWLPVMDAERVFLGEVTQESIAEYLSSGKSRGGKTSIVSPAETALA, translated from the coding sequence ATGATCGAACTTCAAAACCTGTCCAAGACCTTCCAAAGCAACGGCAAGACGGTCACCGCCGTCAACGACGTGAGCCTGACTGTCAATGAAGGCGAGATTTGCGTGTTCCTCGGCCCCTCGGGCTGTGGCAAAAGCACCACGCTGAAAATGATCAACCGCCTGATCAAGCCCACCTCGGGCAAGATCCTGATCAACGGCGAAGACACCACCGACCTCGATGAAGTGACCCTGCGCCGCAACATCGGCTATGTGATCCAGCAGATCGGCCTGTTCCCCAACATGACCATCGAGGAAAACATCGTGGTCGTGCCCAGGCTGCTGGGCTGGGATAAACAGAAATGCCACGACCGCGCCCGCGAGTTGATGAGCATGATCAAGCTCGAACCCAAGCAGTATCTGCATCGCTACCCGCGTGAATTGTCCGGTGGCCAGCAGCAACGGATCGGCGTGATCCGTGCGCTGGCGGCCGATGCGCCGTTGCTGCTGATGGATGAGCCGTTCGGTGCGGTCGACCCGATCAACCGCGAGATGATCCAGAACGAGTTTTTCGAGATGCAACGCGCGCTGAACAAAACGGTGATCATGGTCAGCCATGACATCGACGAGGCGATCAAGCTGGGCGACAAGATCGCCATCTTCCGCGCCGGCAAGCTGTTGCAGATCGACCATCCGGACACCCTGCTGGCCCATCCGGCCGACGAATTCGTCAGCAACTTCGTGGGCCAGGACAGCACCCTCAAGCGCCTGCTGCTGGTCAAGGCCGAAGACGCCGCGGACAACGCGCCGTCGGTCAGCCCGGACACCCCGGTGGCCGATGCCCTGGAGTTGATGGACGAGCATGACCGTCGCTATGTGGTGGTCACTTGCGCCGAGAACAAGGCGCTGGGTTATGTACGGCGTCGCGACCTGCATCGTCAGACCGGGACCTGTGCCCAGTACCTGCGCGAGTTCAATGCCACGGCGGCGTTTGACGAGCACTTGCGCATCCTGTTGTCGCGCATGTACGAGTTCAACCGCTCATGGTTGCCGGTGATGGATGCCGAACGGGTGTTCTTGGGTGAAGTCACCCAGGAGTCGATTGCCGAGTACCTGAGCTCCGGCAAGTCCCGCGGGGGCAAGACCAGTATTGTGTCGCCTGCCGAGACTGCCCTGGCCTGA
- a CDS encoding type III PLP-dependent enzyme, which yields MSINVEDYFARATFDKMKAFADKQETPFVVIDTAMISQAYDDLRAGFEFAKVYYAVKANPAVEIIDLLKDKGSSFDIASIYELDKVMDRGVSADRISYGNTIKKSKDIRYFYEKGVRLFSTDSEADLRNIAKAAPGSKVYVRILTEGSTTADWPLSRKFGCQTDMAMDLLILARDLGLVPYGISFHVGSQQRDISVWDAAIAKVKVIFERLKEEDGIHLKLINMGGGFPANYITRTNSLETYAEEIIRFLKEDFGDELPEIILEPGRSLIANAGILVSEVVLVARKSRTAVERWVYTDVGKFSGLIETMDEAIKFPIWTEKKGEMEEVVIAGPTCDSADIMYENYKYGLPLNLAIGDRLYWLSTGAYTTSYSAVEFNGFPPLKSFYV from the coding sequence ATGTCGATCAACGTCGAAGACTATTTCGCGCGCGCCACGTTTGACAAAATGAAGGCGTTCGCCGACAAGCAAGAAACCCCGTTCGTGGTGATCGACACCGCGATGATCAGCCAGGCCTACGACGACCTGCGCGCCGGTTTCGAATTCGCCAAGGTGTACTACGCCGTCAAGGCCAACCCTGCCGTCGAGATCATCGACCTGTTGAAAGACAAGGGGTCGAGCTTCGACATCGCGTCGATCTACGAGCTGGACAAGGTCATGGACCGTGGCGTCAGCGCTGACCGTATCAGCTACGGCAACACCATCAAGAAATCCAAGGACATCCGCTACTTCTACGAGAAAGGCGTGCGCCTGTTCTCCACCGACTCCGAAGCGGACCTGCGCAATATCGCCAAGGCTGCGCCGGGCTCGAAAGTCTATGTGCGCATCCTGACCGAAGGCTCGACCACCGCAGACTGGCCTTTGTCGCGCAAATTCGGCTGCCAGACCGACATGGCCATGGACCTGCTGATCCTCGCCCGCGACCTGGGCCTGGTGCCCTACGGCATCTCGTTCCACGTGGGCTCGCAGCAGCGTGATATCAGCGTCTGGGATGCGGCCATCGCCAAGGTCAAGGTGATCTTCGAGCGCTTGAAAGAAGAAGACGGCATCCACCTCAAGCTGATCAACATGGGTGGCGGCTTCCCGGCCAACTACATCACTCGCACCAACAGCCTGGAAACCTACGCCGAGGAAATCATCCGCTTCCTCAAGGAAGACTTCGGTGACGAACTGCCGGAAATCATCCTGGAGCCGGGCCGTTCGTTGATCGCCAACGCCGGGATCCTGGTCAGTGAAGTGGTGCTGGTTGCCCGTAAATCGCGCACCGCCGTCGAGCGTTGGGTGTACACCGATGTGGGCAAGTTCTCCGGCCTGATCGAAACCATGGACGAAGCCATCAAGTTCCCGATCTGGACCGAGAAGAAAGGCGAGATGGAAGAAGTGGTGATCGCCGGTCCGACCTGCGACAGCGCCGATATCATGTACGAAAACTACAAGTACGGCCTGCCACTGAACCTGGCCATTGGTGATCGCCTGTACTGGCTGTCGACCGGTGCGTACACCACCAGCTACAGCGCGGTGGAATTCAACGGCTTCCCACCGCTGAAATCCTTCTACGTCTGA
- a CDS encoding tetratricopeptide repeat protein, with translation MAFHLRREEHLDGEQLRAMLDESPARAAQAILMAAKEGVLDAQALLGQILLEGRGIERDEILALRWFQIAARGGHLMARNMAGRCLEHGWGCTANESAAAGEYRQAAHAGLDWGLYNYANLLATGRGVMQDQQQALVCYRQAAELGHAKSMNLVGRYLEEGQFCAQDLPAALDWYRRSAEGGDFRGQFSYAAVLADQGQVEAALGWLHKALEGGNLKFLRVAHKALATANDPQIRAMAQAYRQRAEQL, from the coding sequence ATGGCTTTTCATCTGCGCCGCGAAGAACACCTCGACGGCGAACAATTGCGGGCCATGCTCGACGAATCACCGGCCCGTGCGGCCCAGGCGATCCTGATGGCCGCGAAGGAGGGCGTGCTCGATGCCCAGGCATTGCTGGGGCAAATCCTCCTGGAAGGGCGCGGTATTGAACGCGACGAAATACTGGCATTGCGCTGGTTCCAGATTGCGGCACGGGGCGGCCACTTGATGGCGCGCAACATGGCGGGGCGTTGCCTGGAACACGGCTGGGGTTGCACTGCCAATGAGTCGGCCGCCGCCGGGGAGTACCGCCAGGCAGCACACGCCGGACTGGATTGGGGCTTGTACAACTACGCCAACCTGCTGGCCACCGGGCGCGGCGTGATGCAAGACCAGCAGCAGGCACTGGTGTGCTATCGCCAGGCTGCCGAGCTGGGGCATGCCAAGTCGATGAACCTGGTGGGGCGTTACCTGGAGGAGGGGCAGTTCTGCGCGCAAGACTTGCCGGCGGCACTGGATTGGTATCGGCGCTCGGCTGAAGGTGGGGATTTTCGCGGGCAATTCAGTTATGCGGCGGTGCTGGCGGATCAAGGCCAGGTCGAGGCGGCGCTGGGCTGGCTACACAAGGCGCTGGAGGGCGGGAATCTGAAGTTCTTGCGGGTGGCACACAAAGCGCTGGCGACGGCGAATGATCCGCAGATTCGCGCCATGGCCCAAGCCTACCGACAGCGCGCAGAACAACTGTAG
- a CDS encoding Fe2+-dependent dioxygenase yields the protein MLLHIPGLFSREEVLRIREALEQVDWADGKITAGHQSAKAKHNLQLPEGHPLAKEIGAAMLDRLWQNPQFMSAALPHKVFPPLLNCYTAGGSFDFHIDNAVRQPKGSPERVRTDLSSTLFFSDPDEYDGGELEIQDTFGLQRVKLPAGDMVLYPGSSLHKVNAVTRGARYASFFWTQSLVREDSQRTLLFEMDGAIQQLTRDVPDHPALIQLTGTYHNLLRRWVEV from the coding sequence ATGCTGCTGCATATTCCCGGCCTGTTCTCCCGCGAAGAAGTCCTGCGCATCCGCGAAGCCCTGGAGCAGGTAGACTGGGCCGACGGCAAAATCACTGCCGGCCATCAGTCGGCCAAGGCCAAGCACAACCTGCAATTGCCGGAAGGCCATCCACTGGCCAAGGAAATCGGTGCGGCCATGCTCGATCGCCTGTGGCAAAACCCGCAATTCATGTCGGCGGCCCTGCCGCATAAAGTCTTCCCTCCGTTGCTCAATTGCTACACCGCAGGTGGCAGCTTCGACTTCCACATCGATAACGCGGTGCGCCAGCCCAAGGGCAGCCCGGAGCGGGTGCGCACGGACCTGTCCTCCACGCTGTTTTTCAGCGACCCGGATGAGTACGACGGTGGCGAGCTGGAGATCCAGGACACCTTTGGCCTGCAGCGGGTCAAGTTGCCTGCCGGTGACATGGTGCTGTACCCCGGCTCCAGCCTGCATAAAGTCAACGCCGTGACCCGTGGCGCACGTTATGCCTCGTTTTTCTGGACCCAAAGCCTGGTGCGTGAAGACAGCCAGCGCACGTTGCTGTTTGAAATGGACGGTGCGATACAGCAACTGACCCGTGACGTACCGGACCACCCGGCATTGATCCAGCTCACCGGCACCTATCACAACCTGTTGCGTCGCTGGGTCGAGGTCTGA
- a CDS encoding TonB-dependent receptor, with product MSRHITKTPNSSPRLLASAIGVAISASSVAHMAQAAEETEQKGERNSISLGATSITGQEQDATSYQTEKASSQKYTAPLVDTPRSVTVVPAQVLKDTAATSLQDALRTVPGITFGAGEGGNPQGDRPFIRGFDAQGDTYLDGVRDTGGQSREIFDIESIEVSKGPNSSFGGRGSAGGSLNLVSKTPQARDFLNGGFTYGSDQTRRYTLDVNRQFLDSAAFRLNLMSHEQNVAGRDAVNYDRWGVAPSLTFGLGTPTRVNLSYYHMESNDLPDSGIPYGYSNNASNAVHGHDKPTDGGDSSNFYGLKDRDFRKTRADISTFSIEHDLNDNMTLKNTLRHGSTGQDYVLTQPDDSQHNVNQFGTVWRRANTRVSTTTTTTNQTDLFGNFQALGFKHSYSTGLEFTGEETRVSGYTVSPNSNPAGGCTPGKVGNSGGQCTSLGNPNPDDAWTGSIARNYLGTNTKATSRAAYVFDTIELDPKWLLNVGLRYDTFDTEANTNAATGRTKLKDDSQFFNWQAGLVWKPMENGSIYTSYATSASPPGGLVGEGVDSNTLPSGINTSDMKPEETVNYELGTKWDLFHDRLSLTAAVFRTEKKNARILVNSNTFENAGESRVDGLELSASGKLTEQWQIFAGYSYLKSELVDPGKNGNRQNVVTTGSNKGNEMPNTPKNSFSLWTTYDITSKLTVGGGAFYVDDVYGDAANTVYVPSYTRYDAMASYKLTKNVDLQLNVQNLTDKTYYDKAYSAHFANQAAGRTALLTTSFHF from the coding sequence ATGTCGCGCCACATTACAAAAACACCAAACAGTTCACCGCGCCTGCTGGCCTCGGCCATTGGCGTGGCTATCAGTGCCAGCTCCGTAGCCCATATGGCTCAGGCGGCCGAAGAGACCGAACAGAAAGGCGAGCGCAACAGCATTTCCCTGGGTGCCACCAGCATCACCGGCCAGGAACAGGACGCAACTTCCTACCAGACCGAAAAAGCGTCTTCGCAGAAATACACCGCACCGCTGGTCGACACCCCACGCTCCGTCACCGTGGTGCCGGCGCAAGTGCTCAAGGACACCGCCGCCACCTCGTTGCAAGACGCCTTGCGCACCGTGCCGGGCATTACCTTTGGTGCCGGCGAAGGCGGCAACCCCCAGGGCGACCGCCCATTTATCCGTGGCTTCGATGCCCAGGGCGACACCTACCTGGACGGCGTGCGTGACACCGGTGGCCAGAGCCGGGAAATTTTCGACATCGAGTCCATCGAAGTCAGCAAGGGCCCCAACTCCTCGTTCGGTGGCCGCGGCTCGGCCGGTGGCAGCCTCAACCTGGTGAGCAAGACCCCACAGGCACGGGACTTCCTCAACGGCGGCTTTACCTACGGCTCCGACCAGACCCGGCGCTATACACTCGACGTCAACCGCCAGTTCCTCGACAGCGCCGCATTCCGCCTGAACCTGATGAGCCACGAACAGAACGTGGCCGGTCGCGATGCGGTCAATTACGACCGCTGGGGCGTGGCACCGTCGCTGACCTTTGGCCTGGGCACCCCGACCCGCGTCAACCTCAGCTACTACCACATGGAAAGTAATGACCTGCCGGATTCGGGCATTCCCTACGGCTACAGCAACAACGCGTCGAATGCCGTCCATGGGCATGACAAACCCACCGACGGCGGCGACAGCAGCAACTTCTACGGCCTCAAGGATCGCGACTTCCGCAAGACCCGCGCCGATATCAGTACGTTCTCCATCGAGCACGACCTGAACGACAACATGACCCTCAAGAACACCCTGCGCCACGGCAGTACCGGCCAGGACTACGTGCTCACCCAACCGGACGACAGCCAGCACAACGTCAACCAGTTCGGTACCGTCTGGCGCCGGGCCAACACCCGCGTGTCCACCACCACGACCACCACCAACCAGACTGATCTGTTTGGCAACTTCCAGGCCCTGGGCTTCAAGCACAGCTACTCCACCGGCCTGGAATTTACCGGTGAAGAAACCCGCGTCAGCGGCTATACCGTCAGCCCTAACAGCAACCCTGCCGGCGGCTGCACACCCGGCAAGGTCGGCAACAGCGGCGGGCAATGCACCTCCCTGGGCAACCCGAACCCGGACGATGCCTGGACCGGCAGCATCGCCCGCAACTACCTGGGCACCAACACCAAGGCCACCAGCCGCGCCGCCTATGTGTTCGACACCATCGAACTCGATCCGAAATGGCTGCTCAATGTTGGCCTGCGCTACGACACCTTCGACACCGAGGCCAACACCAACGCTGCCACCGGCCGCACCAAGCTCAAGGACGACAGCCAGTTCTTCAACTGGCAGGCCGGCCTGGTGTGGAAGCCGATGGAAAACGGCAGCATCTACACCTCCTATGCCACTTCGGCCTCGCCACCTGGCGGCCTGGTGGGTGAAGGCGTGGACTCCAACACCCTCCCAAGCGGCATCAACACCAGCGACATGAAACCGGAAGAGACCGTCAACTACGAGCTGGGCACCAAATGGGACCTGTTCCACGACCGCCTGTCCCTGACCGCTGCCGTGTTCCGCACCGAGAAGAAAAACGCGCGCATCCTGGTGAACTCCAACACCTTTGAAAACGCCGGTGAATCCCGGGTCGATGGCCTGGAGCTTTCCGCCAGCGGCAAGCTCACCGAGCAGTGGCAGATATTCGCCGGCTACAGCTACCTGAAAAGCGAGCTGGTTGATCCTGGCAAAAACGGCAACCGCCAAAACGTCGTGACGACCGGCTCCAACAAAGGCAACGAAATGCCCAACACGCCGAAGAACTCCTTCAGCCTGTGGACAACCTATGACATCACCTCGAAGCTGACCGTCGGTGGCGGCGCGTTCTATGTGGACGACGTCTACGGCGATGCGGCCAATACCGTGTACGTGCCGTCCTATACCCGCTACGACGCCATGGCCAGCTACAAGCTGACCAAGAACGTCGACCTGCAATTGAACGTGCAGAACCTGACCGACAAAACCTACTACGACAAGGCCTATAGCGCGCACTTCGCCAACCAGGCAGCCGGTCGTACGGCGCTGTTGACCACCAGCTTCCACTTCTAA